Proteins from one Nicotiana tabacum cultivar K326 chromosome 23, ASM71507v2, whole genome shotgun sequence genomic window:
- the LOC107778032 gene encoding uncharacterized protein LOC107778032, translating to MEKSGGSLRTRSQVAPDWTLHESLTLVNEMKSTQIECGNTLASFQKWQSTVQNCNSLGVNRSLNQCKRRWEFMLENYNKVKPWETAYWTTSFDGDRKSELGLPEEFDFKLFSAIGRYLSLLQGEDGGGAETDPDSDPEAQRAQGNNSFLEIGLKRQRQRTKPRKYKMEERLNPWRRILNENRKYEQSMVGIKHEASVDAKLEAPSHEKSSLQIKHETSSPEEKVELPSLSLVNTVKAEQINVDNPEEMMAATLRENAELITAIIEGSPMDDRDCRLADLKNFEAGRVHLIRSQGNQLIECLGKISDTLSQLCDSIHKK from the exons ATGGAGAAGAGCGGTGGTTCACTGCGGACGCGTTCACAGGTGGCGCCTGACTGGACGTTACATGAGTCACTGACCCTAGTGAACGAAATGAAATCAACCCAAATTGAATGCGGCAATACGCTAGCGTCTTTCCAGAAATGGCAATCAACGGTGCAAAATTGCAACTCGCTGGGCGTGAATCGGAGCCTGAATCAGTGCAAAAGGCGGTGGGAATTTATGTTGGAAAATTACAATAAAGTTAAGCCCTGGGAAACGGCGTACTGGACGACGTCGTTTGATGGGGATAGGAAGAGTGAATTGGGTTTACCGGAGGAGTTTGATTTCAAGTTGTTTAGTGCTATTGGTAGGTATTTGAGTTTATTACAGGGTGAGGATGGTGGCGGTGCTGAAACTGACCCGGATTCTGACCCGGAAGCCCAGCGGGCTCAAGGAAACAATTCTTTCTTGGAAATTG GTCTTAAAAGGCAGCGCCAAAGGACGAAACCACGAAAGTACAAAATGGAGGAAAGGTTGAATCCATGGAGACGCATCTTAAATGAAAACAGGAAATATGAGCAATCCATGGTGGGGATAAAGCATGAAGCTAGCGTAGATGCAAAGTTGGAAGCCCCAAGTCATGAGAAATCCAGCTTACAGATAAAGCATGAGACATCCAGTCCGGAGGAAAAGGTTGAACTTCCAAGCCTTAGCCTGGTCAATACGGTAAAGGCTGAGCAGATTAATGTAGATAATCCAGAAGAAATGATGGCTGCAACTCTTAGGGAAAATGCAGAATTAATCACTGCAATAATCGAAGGAAGTCCGATGGATGATAGAGATTGCAGACTTGCtgatttgaagaattttgagGCTGGACGTGTTCATTTGATCAGAAGTCAAGGCAACCAACTTATTGAATGTCTCGGAAAAATTTCAGACACCCTTAGCCAGCTTTGTGATtcaattcacaaaaaataa